From one Lolium rigidum isolate FL_2022 chromosome 4, APGP_CSIRO_Lrig_0.1, whole genome shotgun sequence genomic stretch:
- the LOC124650179 gene encoding beta-galactosidase 7-like, with the protein MLFSGEIHYTRSTPEMWPKLIAKARRGGLDVIQTYVFWNVHEPVQGQYNFEGRYDIVKFIREIQAQGLYVSLRIGPFIEAEWKYGGFPFWLHDVPNITFRTDNEPFKQHMQRFVTQIVNMMKHEGLYYPQGGPIVISQIENEYQMVEPAFGPSGQSYVRWAAQMAVGLQTGVPWMMCKQDDAPDPIINTCNGLICGETFAGPNSPSKPALWTENWTTRYPIYGNDTKLRSTEDIAFAVALFIARKRGSFVSYYMYHGGTNFGRSASSYVTTSYYDGAPLDEYGLIWRPTWGHLRELHAAMKQSSEPLLFGRYSNFSLGQEQEAHVFETELKCVAFLVNFDKHQTPTVVFRNISFQLAPKSISIVSDCRTTVFETAKVNAQRGSRTAEVVQSLSDIHTWKAFKEPIPQDISKAAYTGDQLFEHLSTTKDETDYLWYIVSYEYRQSDDSQLVLLNVESRAHILHAFVNREFVGSVHGSHETRGNIILNANISLKEGQNTIALLSVMVGSPDSGAHMENRSFGIRKVSIQQGQQPLHFLDNELWGYQVGLFGEGNRIYTQEGSYSVEWRDIYNLAYLPLTWYQTTFATPMSDDAVTLNLTSMGKGEVWVNGESIGRYWVSFKTPSGQPSQSLYHIPQHFLKPRDNLLVLVEEMGGDPLHITVNTVSITTVCSNVNELSAPGLHTQGRHPEVRLRCQRGKHISAIEFASYGNPAGDCTAFSIGSCHAESSKSVVEQACIGKRGCSIPVSPAKFGGNPCPGIQKSLAVVANCR; encoded by the exons ATGCTCTTCTCCGGGGAGATACACTACACCAGAAGCACCCCCGAG ATGTGGCCAAAACTAATAGCGAAAGCCAGGAGAGGTGGCCTCGATGTGATCCAAACGTACGTCTTTTGGAATGTCCATGAGCCTGTGCAGGGCCAG TATAACTTTGAGGGGAGATACGATATTGTTAAGTTCATCAGAGAGATTCAAGCTCAAGGACTCTATGTAAGCCTCAGGATTGGTCCATTCATAGAGGCAGAATGGAAGTATGG AGGATTTCCATTTTGGCTACATGATGTTCCAAACATTACCTTCCGAACTGACAATGAACCATTCAAG CAACATATGCAAAGATTTGTCACTCAGATAGTAAACATGATGAAACATGAAGGACTTTATTACCCGCAGGGAGGCCCGATCGTCATTTCTCAG ATCGAGAATGAGTACCAGATGGTTGAGCCTGCATTTGGCCCCAGTGGCCAAAGTTACGTCCGTTGGGCAGCTCAAATGGCTGTAGGTCTCCAGACAGGTGTTCCATGGATGATGTGCAAGCAGGATGATGCCCCAGACCCAATT ATTAATACCTGCAATGGGCTCATCTGCGGAGAAACATTCGCTGGACCAAACTCACCTAGCAAGCCTGCATTATGGACAGAAAATTGGACAACACG CTACCCTATATATGGCAATGATACAAAACTTAGATCTACAGAAGATATTGCCTTTGCAGTTGCACTCTTTATAGCAAGAAAGAGGGGAAGCTTTGTGAGCTACTACATG TACCATGGAGGAACAAACTTTGGGAGGTCTGCCTCTTCATATGTAACAACAAGCTACTATGATGGAGCTCCTCTTGATGAATATG GTCTTATATGGCGACCTACATGGGGTCATCTCAGGGAACTGCATGCCGCAATGAAACAGTCCTCAGAACCATTGCTGTTTGGAAGATACTCCAATTTTTCATTAGGTCAAGAACAAGAG GCACATGTCTTTGAAACAGAATTGAAATGTGTGGCTTTCCTGGTCAACTTCGATAAGCATCAGACACCAACAGTAGTATTCCGTAATATATCTTTCCAACTGGCACCCAAATCCATCAGTATTGTATCAGATTGCAGGACAACGGTCTTCGAAACAGCCAAG GTAAATGCTCAGCGTGGGTCAAGAACTGCTGAAGTTGTACAGTCGCTCAGTGATATTCATACTTGGAAGGCATTCAAAGAACCAATTCCTCAAGATATAAGCAAAGCTGCATACACTGGAGACCAGCTCTTTGAACATCTCTCAACAACTAAAGATGAGACAGATTACCTTTGGTACATCGTCAG CTATGAATATAGGCAGAGTGATGATAGCCAGCTCGTGCTTCTTAATGTTGAGTCCCGAGCACATATATTGCATGCTTTTGTCAACAGGGAATTTGTAG GGAGTGTGCATGGGAGTCATGAGACACGTGGCAACATAATTCTCAACGCGAATATTTCTCTAAAGGAGGGGCAGAACACCATAGCATTACTCAGTGTAATGGTTGGATCACCG GACTCTGGtgctcacatggaaaatagaaGCTTTGGAATCCGTAAAGTGAGCATACAACAAGGACAACAACCACTACATTTCCTCGACAACGAGTTATGGGGATACCAG GTTGGCTTATTTGGAGAAGGGAATAGGATATACACGCAAGAAGGGTCATACAGTGTTGAATGGAGAGATATCTACAATTTGGCATACCTTCCCCTTACTTGGTACCAG ACAACATTTGCCACACCAATGAGCGATGATGCAGTGACACTGAACCTAACGAGTATGGGAAAGGGTGAAGTGTGGGTCAACGGGGAGAGCATCGGCCGTTATTGGGTCTCATTCAAGACCCCGAGTGGGCAACCTTCTCAATCCCT GTATCACATACCCCAACACTTTCTGAAACCCAGAGACAACCTCCTTGTTCTTGTTGAGGAAATGGGAGGCGACCCGCTACATATAACAGTGAACACAGTGTCCATCACAACAGTGTGCAGTAACGTAAATGAGCTTTCGGCTCCGGGTCTCCATACTCAAGGAAGGCATCCAGAAGTACGTCTACGGTGCCAAAGGGGCAAGCACATCTCAGCAATTGAGTTTGCAAGTTACGGGAATCCTGCAGGAGACTGCACAGCATTTTCCATTGGAAGCTGCCATGCTGAATCGTCGAAATCTGTCGTAGAACAG GCTTGCATAGGCAAGAGGGGTTGCTCTATTCCAGTATCCCCTGCCAAGTTTGGTGGCAATCCATGCCCTGGAATCCAAAAATCCCTTGCAGTCGTGGcaaattgcagatga